TCCAGTAAACAAAGTAATTGCTTATCCCAGATATGATTTAGTCAATAAGTCAAAGCTTACTAGATACCATAAAATAAGATATATTAATAATTACTATTGGGACTGTATCAAGCTTAATGTACCAGTGATTGATTTAGAAAAAGCGAGGCCGTATTATGGTGTAAACAATTTTGCCGGCGAGGAAGCCGTTGAGGCATTAGCTCATTATCTAGGACTGTATAGGGATCAGTTATTGTTAACTGGTTCTTCCCTTATAGGTGATTATTCAAATGATATAGATATAATCATTGCAGGGGCTGATCATGGGGTTGTGGATAAACTGTATGAGCTAGTGGAGGATAAGGTGTTTAACAGGATAAGCATGTATTTTCTTTTAAAAGAATATTTTAGTAAGCATAGTTCATCTATGGATATAAATACATATTTATATATTAAGGGAAACACTATTCTACACTTACAATATAATCGTAGACATATTAATTTAAAACTAGTTAAGTATTTGAGAGGAGTTAATGAATGCATTGAACCTGTTATTGATAGGCATTATTTCAGTGGAACTATCTTGGTTATAGATAGTATTGAACCATATGCTTTGCCTGCAAAATTCCATGTAAGAATCGGAGATGAATACTTTATTCTTGAAACATATAGGGAGCTGTTCTCCGAGCTTAAACCGGGAAAATACTATGTTCAGGGCTATATAGAAGTTAGAGATGATTATAAGGTATTAAACATAGATCATGGTTTTATAAGGTTAGCTAAATTTTAAATGAGTTTTTAGCTTCAATAGTTCTAGACTGTTAAGTTTATAAACATGTTTTAACAAAACTATACGTGAACGATAAAAATGCTTAGCCCTGTCGGGGGACATGAATATATGAGCCTCAAAAAAGAATATAATGTATCAACTAAGCAGATAGAAATGATGGCTAAAATACTGAATATTATTAAAAATAAAGACATACCTGTTTTCAGTGTAAAGGATCTTATGAACGAGTATCCTTACTTAAGTTATAACTGTATATATATGAGATTGAAAAGGTTGGGGGAGAAAGGATTTGTTAAACGCATAACTAGGGGAGGATACATTGTTACTGAAAAGGGCAAAGAATTCATACAGGAAATAGAGAAAATGCTATCCAAAACGAGATTATAGAGATAAATATCAAACAAGAGGTGTCGATAGTAATGAATAAGATGATAATGAATAGAAAAATTATGAAAAAATACATTTGGGGACAATATTTTACTCGAGGAGAAATAGTTAGGAAAGTAATTGATCTCATCTTAGAATTTAAGAAATACGATAAGAATATTAAGATTCTTGAGCCCGCATTTGGAACTGGGAATTTTATTCGTGTTCTTAAAGAAAAAGGCTTTAAAAACATTGAGGGATGTGAAATAGATCCAAGATTCACTAAGACACCGCAAGATTTCTTCCTCTACCCACTAGAGAAAAAATTTGACCTGATAATAGGTAATCCTCCATTTACAAAGTATAATATAAAGGAAAGTTATTTCTATCCCAAAAAATATTTTCAAAGCCCGATCCACCCCAGAAAATATTTACCAAGAAAACTTTTGAAAAAAGAAAAAATCCGTATAGAAAATGCTTTCATATTGAAATCGATCAAACACTTAAAAGACAAAAATTCAACAATAGGGTTTGTGCTACCTGCCTCCTTTTTTATAGAAGGTAAAAATTTAGAAACAAAAAAAGTTATTGCAGAAAACTTTAAAACAATCATAGTATATCAAAATGAGGGAAAAATGGTAGATGAGCCAATACCCTGCGTTTTCGCTATTTTTACTAATATCAAAGAATTTGAAAACAAAATACTTCTTATTTATGAAAATAATGAAAAGAAAGTAGTTAAAGAAGTATTAGATAAAGAAAAATTACTAACTGATGAAATTATTCCGAAAACCTATTTCTACAGAAAAAACAATGATCTGAAAGGAATTCCTCTTTCTGAGTTTCTACTTGATAAACCAGTACGATACAAGAAATCTTTTACAAAATATAATGTTTCTGCTGCTAACATCCTAGCAAAAACTCGGATCCCGCCGGGAGAAAATGTTTCAGATTATTATCTCGCAGTTGTTCGTGTGGGAAATGCGAGCGTGGGACGAGCTGGTTTAATTAATATAAAGAAAGACATCCTAAACGACATGTTCTACGTGTTTGCATTTAAAGAAAAATATAATAATAACCGAGAAATCAAAGAAAAAATATGTAGAATATTGAATGAAAACCAAGAATATTTTAAAAATATAACGATCAGGGTTGGAAGCAAATCTATTAAGAAAAGAGATATTCTAAATTTCAAAATTAAAATTTAGAAATTATTCTTTCAATTATTTCAATAACATCTTCTCTATGTTTCTGAGATAAAACTGCAAACGTTTTCATAATTTCAATTATATCATTTTTAGTAGGAAACCATTTAACTACTTCTTTTGGCCTAGCCGTTCTACCAACTAAAGATCCTACTGCATCATTGGTAACAACATTTCTAACGGGGATGAAAACATATAACATTGGCTGATAACCAACAGCTCTTTGTTTATGTTTTAATTCTGCTTCTACAAAACAACCATTATCCAAATCCTTATGAATTATTGGAATGTGTCTAAAAAACACTTTAAACTCGCCAAGAAATGCTCTATTTGTTTCTTCTTTAAGTATTTTGAACTGTTTATCAAATGTTTGTGGAACCTTGACTGCATAGTCTCTTAGTTGCTTTAATTCTTCTCGCGTAATAATACCACGGTTATAGGCAATTTCAAGCATTTTCCCAGCTTCAATTAAAACCTCCTCGTCTTTTTTGTAAGAAATTTGCCACTCCAGAAGGTCGTCCTCTCTTAATTTAGTTTGTCTAGCTGGAATAGGCTCACCGTTTCTTTTTACTCTCACCTTACTTGTAGGCAAAGTAATTGGTAATAAACCAACTATTCTTCCATCTTCCCATCTAACTTCACATTCAACCATGTTAATCATCCCGATATCCAAAATATTAGTTTTCAGGCTTAAATACAATGCTCAATGCTGCAGCGAGATTGTAGCCTAGGAATAATATACGGGATCCACGGTTGCAGGGGCTGTTTCTCGAGAAAAGCAACATATTCTGGGGCTGAATAAGTGTGTTTGGATAAATGTTTTTGAACTCCAAATCTGAGTTCATAGAAGATAAGGAAAAACTTTAGAATTTACGGTTTAGAATAGCTTTCCTAAGCTCTTCTAGGATCTCTTTTAGCTCCCCTTTTAACTCCTTCTCCTTTTTTGAGATCCTTCATTTCTTCCCAAGCCCCTCAATAGTTTTTCTAGCCTATACTTCCTTAATGTTTTAGCTATAGCCATATAATTATAATAGAGTCGAAATGAGCCGTCAAGATCCCTTATAAATCCTTAGCTATAACCATAGTCAAATATAGAGAAAGAAAGAGAATAAAAAATGGTTAAAATTTTTAGGCTTTATACTTCTTGATGAGACCATGCTTCTTTATAATACTGTATACATAGTCTGGTGTTAGCGGTATTCTGTTGATGTCCTTGTTAACGTTTCTGCCTCCTCCGAGCGCGTGTGCTACTGCGTTAGCTATGCTTGGAGCTATACCTACTATTGATGGTTCTCCTAATCCTTTGGCTCCATATGGGCCTCTGTTGAATCCTGCTTCAACCCATATAGCCTTGATCTTTTCGGGTATGTCTAGTCCTGTTGGTATATGATATGTTGATAGATTCTTATTGTATACTCTGCCATCTGGTGCATGGTATATGTCCTCCATTAATGCATATCCCATTCCCTGAATATAGCCTCCTACAGCGTGGTGTTCGGCACCTGTTCTATTGATTACTCTGCCA
This is a stretch of genomic DNA from Staphylothermus hellenicus DSM 12710. It encodes these proteins:
- a CDS encoding winged helix-turn-helix domain-containing protein: MSLKKEYNVSTKQIEMMAKILNIIKNKDIPVFSVKDLMNEYPYLSYNCIYMRLKRLGEKGFVKRITRGGYIVTEKGKEFIQEIEKMLSKTRL
- a CDS encoding R.Pab1 family restriction endonuclease, encoding MVECEVRWEDGRIVGLLPITLPTSKVRVKRNGEPIPARQTKLREDDLLEWQISYKKDEEVLIEAGKMLEIAYNRGIITREELKQLRDYAVKVPQTFDKQFKILKEETNRAFLGEFKVFFRHIPIIHKDLDNGCFVEAELKHKQRAVGYQPMLYVFIPVRNVVTNDAVGSLVGRTARPKEVVKWFPTKNDIIEIMKTFAVLSQKHREDVIEIIERIISKF
- a CDS encoding N-6 DNA methylase, with translation MNKMIMNRKIMKKYIWGQYFTRGEIVRKVIDLILEFKKYDKNIKILEPAFGTGNFIRVLKEKGFKNIEGCEIDPRFTKTPQDFFLYPLEKKFDLIIGNPPFTKYNIKESYFYPKKYFQSPIHPRKYLPRKLLKKEKIRIENAFILKSIKHLKDKNSTIGFVLPASFFIEGKNLETKKVIAENFKTIIVYQNEGKMVDEPIPCVFAIFTNIKEFENKILLIYENNEKKVVKEVLDKEKLLTDEIIPKTYFYRKNNDLKGIPLSEFLLDKPVRYKKSFTKYNVSAANILAKTRIPPGENVSDYYLAVVRVGNASVGRAGLINIKKDILNDMFYVFAFKEKYNNNREIKEKICRILNENQEYFKNITIRVGSKSIKKRDILNFKIKI